AAGGGAGATTGGCAGCTCTGAGTGGCCAGCAGATGAAGCGGCTGGCGCGCTAATGAATAGAACGCTGATTGCAGGATCCCCAAGATGCAAATTACCATGCCTGCCACCCCTGACGACCGGCAATTACCGGGCCGCCGCGGCGGACGCCTCGTGCATATTCATCGCACCCGCTGGGCATATTGATCAACAACTTACTTCGAGCGAGAAGCCCCGAAATGTATCATGTCACTCAGTCAGTGCTAAAAAGAAGAAGGTATACTCTTCATTTTCCTGTTGTCAAatgtgacacatgtaacatGGAGCAGGACAAGCCCTTTACGGTGCTCggagtatttattttaatcagGCCCAAGGTACGAGCTAATTGCTCATATCATGTCATCTATTAAAACATTTTCTCATTTCCAATATTATTTTCTGCTTTTACTTTACCGAATTAACTGCAGTTTGAAGTTCACTGCCCCCATTAATGACGCTGGGATTCAAGTTTCGTCTTCATCTTGACAAATGTTTCCCTTTTTCGGGATGAATTGTGAATAtcaggcttttcttttttcattcccGGTGAACTAAATCAGAAGTATTACAAATTAtaacaaaatgtttttcaaaATGTCCTACACATATGCTCAATAAAGATTAGTTCAGTTTCATTTAGTTTTAACAGGAGTCATAATTATGTCATTATACTAATAGCAGTTCATTAGGGGCCGTGCTACAGTGACACGTTTCTTTGGGGTTTCATGCTAATAAGCACCTATCAGTATTTAACCCTCAGCATGAACACTTTTCTGTTTTAGTTCATTTTGTGTCCATTAAACTCATATTTTGGAGAGCATATTTTTTATGGAGtttcttcaaaacacacacacatacacacactgcagcgcaGGCTTCAGAACatggaatatgaatatgaaaggGCTTTTTTCAACAACAACGGAAAAACAAGAGTGCTGCCAGCGGTTAATGGGACCAAATGAAGGAAAGATGAGCAACATCGGATTTTGAGCTCTCTCCCTCAAAACAAACATCCAATGATCACATTAGCGACGGATTACACAGCAGTGTCattattgtcttgtgtgtcttgtttAGAGCCTCAGTCCTTTTTAaggaacttaaaaaaaaaaaaagatttgtaatGACAAAAAGATCTTTCCTGGAGAGtcctatttttaaaattatttatatttcttccCTAAGACAGATTTTTGTGGCtcaaaataataatgacaaaaaTATTTAGCATTCTTTTGACTAAAGAGCCACTTAAAAACAATCCACCGTTTACTaaaggttatgtgtgtgtgcatgcatgcatgtgtgtgtgtctgtgtgtgtgtgtgtgtgtgtatgtgtccccTTACTACACCAAATATAggaatgggggaaaaaaacttaTAGTTCAagcaaaggaaaagaaagagcgagtgcaggtGCTGACCTCCTGAGCTGCTCACACATGTTGTTATCGGTGTGTAATTTCTCGGCTGCAGATTGTTATCTCTTTATCGGAGAACGGCTGGCGTGCTGACGTCCGCCCATCAAACGGGGACTCTTGGCCAAAATTGCATCAATCTGGAGTGGAGCGGGGCTTTGATTTCCTTAAATTGGTGGAATACGGAATTCCAATTATTACCCTCGATTTAAACGTTTGATGGGAAAACTGTGAGAAACAAAGTCGAGGAAAAGCTGCAGGAATATTAATTTTGGGGGAAAAGAACAGCCGGCAGTTGAGACCATGGCTTGTTTGTACATGCAACGTGTTGCTGCCTCAAAGAATCCATGATGAGATCTTCTCTAAAATATACTTACGTGATTGTAAACAACGGATCTCAATCTGCCATGGAAAAGTTGATTTGAAGAAATGTTGAAATCCCCCCCGTCCAGCATGTATCATTTAAAGTCTCAAACCCATTTAAAGTAGTCGCTATGGTCAGCCAACGGAGACGTTTCATGATATGATATCATACTTTACGGCCTGCGGTATTCTTAATATGATTATCATTAAAATGTGAATGATTGCAAACATAGGCCTAGATCTATTAGAGTTGAGTAGATTAAAGCTTTAATATCCCAAAGGCTCATTTGGTCTACAGCCAGCAGTCAATTGATAAAAACGTTTTCACATTTTGGAGATACATTGTTCATAGAGTAGTAATGCTTCATGTATCTCTTGCCTCTATTGgcagcggaaccgcctccacatcaactctagtaagaccaaggagctggcggtggacttccgccgtggtaaacgctctcctccggtaccagtgagacattgagattgtaaaatcttatacctgggtgttcacctgaacaataaactggactgggctgaccataAAAAGGGAaggagcagactctttctgctgaggagactgaggtcctttggagtgcagggagcactcctgaagaccttctttgactctgtggtggcatcagccatcttttatggagtATGGtctcctggagcagcagcatggcagcagctgacaggaagaggctgaacaagctgctaaagaaggccagcagcgtgctggggtgtcctctggatatagtggaggtggtgggggacgggagtaTGAAGGCAAAGCTATCttccctgatgaaccacacctcccaccccatgcatgacactctcgcagctctgcacagctccttcagccaccggctgattcctccctgtgtctgagggagaggaaccacaagtccttccttcctgctgctgtcaggctgcacaacacactgcagtagatcgctggagatcctggaaaactctgcactttactttactcagcactttactttattttccccctgtatatttagtattagtattagtatttagtttttggtattttgtttggtgttttatatttattttcattgatgctctgatgtgcaccgctgctgtgatttttgaaatctccccactgtgggacaaataaaggaatatcatatcatatcatatattgcATCACTTGCATCAGCTCCCAAAAACAGTGATTGGACTTAGTTGAATTATTGCCAGCACACACCTCTAACACTGCTTTATTGTTTTCCGGTTGGGCTTCTGCAGACTCGCAGTGAAACTTTTCTCTGGTTTTCAGCCATATTTTTTGGGAACCTTTGATCTGGATAGCAAACGAAGATTAAATACCCAATGACAAGTTGTGGTATGGACTGATTCTTCTTTGGATGCTTGCTGTGGCtcagtttgtctgtctgtctgccggaATGCAAGTGACTCCTGCCAGCAACAGAATAGTAACAGGAAGCAATCACTTCAGGAGTGAAATGACGATGGAGAAGTGTCAGTCATGTTCACGGCCAGAGCAGCGAGGATGCTGCTCACAGTGATGCTGAAGTTCTTTTTCAGGACTTTACCTGCTCCATCTCGAAATATTCTGTTCCCACAGCAGGTCTGGTGTTTTAAACGTGTCTATATTGACGCTGGCTCTCACGTGTGTATTTGTGCTTTGTTGTATTTATGTCGCTGTGAACCTCTGAGTTCAATATTTCCCTCCAAACTAACAAATAAAATCACAAGTGGGTTTTGTGTTCGTGCCACGTCTGAAACTTTCACGCTGATCAGGATGAATTTCACAAATGTCATCATCCAAATAAACCACATCATTTCGTTATGATGACATTAATGAGCCGACCCGGGTGTCTCTGGTACCTCAGTggtgtctctcctctctgctgtgctTGCATTTTGCTGACGCGGTCACATGATCGCTTGTGACAGGGGTCGCGAGGGGTCAAGTGGAGTCATGAGTAGTATCCTGACATCCTGCCAGTGTAATcacctgtttatttttttaacaaccaAACTCTGATCCACCCTGgctgaaggagggagagagagagacggaagaaagagagagtgagaaagtgaCAGTGAGAGGATCAGTTGATCTACCTCATATTTAGCGGTAGATTTGGTACCAAGTAGTCGGTTTGTTGTTATAACTTTacacatctttttatttattgaatatttcACTTAGTTTGTTGTGAGGAGCAggtctggaggcggagctgtttgaggaagagcaggaagtgggaggagcctggcTTGTTCAGGGCCTACATATATGGGGCTGAGTTCAGGGGTGAGCCCATGAACTAACCTGCAGCAGAACCCGGGTTCTCTTGTTTGTCTGAGTGAAACTGGGAGTTCTCTTGCTCTGAGTACATAAACAGTACATTGATGCTTGAGTTATTGATGTTAGAATTAGCTTTGATTTGTTAATTCTTGCCAGTAATATTTGCAACAATATTTGtactctgtgtgtcttgtgagAATATACGGTACATATTTGCTGTTGAGATAAAACCAGCATTCATTGTGCCAGCCTCACTtgcccatgtccatgtgttaaTCACACTACTTGGTAATCAGCTTCTCCTCATTTATTCCTGATTGGGGAATATTCTACACAGAGTGAATTCAATTTAGCTTAAATGTAGACCTGACAAGAGcagataaataatatattgtgtatatttcaACAGTTAGACAGTGTAGAATAATTCTCCAACCTTAAAGTAATAATTCTCTTACATGTATAGTGCTATTAATAAATCTAGATGGTTTTGGTGTGCGTTGCCTTGTTTTTAAGGATATTGTTTATAGAGCCGTCTGCCTTTTCTCCAATATAATGGAGCGATATGGCACTCAGCTGGTGgctcaaagcaacaacaaataaTTGTAAAAATTCAACAGCAATGCCTGttgattttgttttctttcttgttaGCAATTTTTTGTTGGAAATATTTTTAGTCCATAGTCGTTTCTACTTGAAATGGCTGACAACAAGGTCTGTGGATGATTTCTGGAAAGATACATTTCTGTTGAGCTTTTCAAATTTAATGTTTTGTCGCTTTGAGAACCAAAAGCCCAGAGAATTATATTCAAAAGAAGGATATCATATCAAATTGCAAGAGCGAAAACAATTCTTCATTTGGAGCTGTCCCATTAAAGATAATTGGAAGTTTAAAGGCAATACTAAATGCGAAAGGGATATAATGattcattcatttgtatttaaatttctttttaaatggcaTTTAATCTACCAACCAAGCATTTATAAGCATGGTAAATCCATGTAGTTGTCTGTTGGGATGATCAGACTAAAGCTAACTACAGCTTGTTACTGCCCTCTTTTGGGAAGTACTGCCACCTGCTTTCTTGGAATGTTACTTGTATTGACCAGCCTTCACCACAGTGTGGAGATAGAATACAGCTGTAACGCTGGAGATCCCTGACTGGTGTCCAATgggaatatataaaataaggGCACCGCACACATTTTGATCCAAAAGTAACAATAATGTGATGTAAATATATTGTGTTACCAATCTAACATACATATGATAATTTCTTGACCACTATGGTTCTGGGAACTACAAAATGGTAAATTGAGAGCAGAGTATTGGGAGGgtttcaatcaaacttttattacagactcaaggtccagatagtacaaaaccttaaaatataataaaatacatacaaaattaCAAGTAAAACATTCTAATGTTGATAAATAGACTGCAGGGAACTATCATGACTGCATTACAGGAAGTGTACACAAGAAAAATAAGTCATGAACTAATATAATGATTCACTTTTTGAAGGAACAATACAGAATGTTTGATGATACAAATGTGAACATTTACAATGCTGAAGGACGAAAGAAACATTTCCTTCTCTTGTATTTGAATATGATAATATGTGTCAAGCACAATATCACACGTTCCTCTATGTTTGTATGAGATTGCGAATGGAGAAAGTTCAAAGAGTTATAGTTACAGCATTATGTAATTGACAATTACAAAGTCTGCTAGAGTGTTTGcttgtgcgtgcatgtgtacaCACTTAGAGCAAATAAATGCAAAGCTACTTCCTTTGCCTAACTTCGTtaaaacccttgtgttgccttcgggtcattttgacccgattcaatatttaaagttACAACCTTATAAACAATGGCACATTCTTATTTGTTTCAGGCTTTACGAAAACGTATATTTCTGTGTCTGCGTGTAAACTGTTACACGACACATTATGTTGGTTCCAAAGTGCCTCGGCCTGCATGTTTTCTTTGTGAGCAACTTGTTGAATATTTTATCTCCGACTCGGAGCGATCGGGTTGCAACGAGATGACTGACTGCAGGAGGACTCCAGAGAGCTGCACAGGGTGCCACCCACCTAACTACAAACCATAAAGAGCTGTTGATGATAATGACATATATAATAGCTCAGATGCAGAGGGCATGCTTTATTGTGATCAGCATACAGGCAGCAACCAGCTCGCAAACAAAATGGTGCTTTTAGCTGCCATTTCTTTCAGGAACTCAAATAAAATGGAGCTAGAAGGAGAGTGAGTATTGACCGTGCATTCTCAAGCTGGCCAGAAACACGACTGCAAATGAATGATTGTGTTGTGCCGTGCATCTGGATGTGTCAAAAGGAAGTTGATTGTGAATATGTTCATCATATATCATAAGTCCCCTCGCTGTGTGTGCAGTTTTACCCTAGAAGGCTGTTTTCACAACCGTCTGTTTCCTCATGATCTTCTTAAATCTGAGTTTTACACATCTCACACAAGCAAGATTTTATGACGTCACAACACGTTTGGAAGTCAATTATTGTCCAGATGAGCAGGTTACTCAGGTGAGATGGGGAAACGTAACATTTCTAGGCTACATACAAATTACTATTCTAAGTATTGTCTGTCTTTAGACACCAGCACAAAAGGGAAGATGAAGAGAAAGACTACGAAGTATATATCCAAGCCCAGCTATACAGAATTGATCAAAAAGAAATGCTTCTTATCAGAGCCGATTATTGTCATACAACTGTGAATGAACCTGTTTCAGTTCCATAACAAGACCCCACATATCAAGAAATTCTGGTGCAGCACATGCACCTCCTGTTCAGAGCTAGCCCTCCCACTTCCTGTACACTAGCATAAAAGCTCACCTGTAGCATCAGCAGCACCAATCCTCAAATCCTCCTCTGGATCCACCTCTGCCTCTAACTAAAGAAAACCTCGGTGAGTCGGAtgcttctttaaaataaattatttcatcgCAATTTGATTTATTAGAATTATTGATTTAAATCGTTTTCAACAATTCCACCAAGTACTTTTATTCAGTGTATTACTTGAGACTGGAAAAGACGAAGCATGCATTTATCTGAATGAAAATGATTATTGGAAGAAAAAGCTTCTACCAATTCACAGGAAATCCATCTTTTATTCTTGCTCTCTTTCATTCAACAGTTGTCAACACAACTATTTGTCGGCTAATGATAAGTtgatttaaaacctttttttttctccatttcctaCTGAACAAAGTGTTTCTTTGTGTCACTGGAATTCACTTCGAATATTATCCCGATCATTTTCCCAAGCTCTATTTTTTTATCTGAACAAGGACCGTCTGTCTCCTGCTGGGTCCTTTGTAGTTTTGTGGGAACGGTGTTGCCAGGATCAAGtgacagagagacggacaggTCCCCTTTCCTACtaatccacagacacacacacacacacagacaaagatgCACTGTCCATGTTTGACATCCACACAGAAACGAGTCACACTTAAAAGTCAAGGAAGTAATGTGAACACCTCATGAGGTTAATAAGGAGGGGATAAAATATGAGGTATTTATACAAAGTAGctgatcattattatttattgtgcaCTGGATCTAAATAtagacattatatttatattattttataacatctaatataacatataatataacatctCCAGTAGTCTTAACCTCTCGGAAATCAAATTTTTTTGGACACTTTTAATCTCCTACCTTTTCTGCTATTTTTCTGAATCCTCCATTAGTATCTtcttgaatataaaatgtacctTATTATCATAGTAATAGACTATATGAGAGCGTTCTTAGTCCCGCTGAGAGGCTCTCATTCGACCCGGAGTTGAGCGTTGCTCATTTCCATTTAGATTTTATACTGACTTGAGTTGAAGCTATATTTGAATGGAGCCGAGACAGACCGACTGAAGAGGCCGTGGCCACAGTCAGTGAATGTCTTCCATGCAAATGGTTCATTTGAAAAACCACTAGCCGGCAAAATGAACACTCATTGAAAGACTCCTTTCATCATTTTTAGTGGTCTTGAATATAAGGTCACTTGCATTTAGCAATTTCAAATGctggaataaaacacatttacttAAGGGCCACAAAAGAGCTTTCCCCCACATATCTCATGTAATTTAAATGGCTGCAATAAGTCTGGTATTTGAAGTATTTCCCTTCTGACATGTGTTATTTGAACATCCATCCAGTGTCCATTCAGAGAGGTGAACCTTTAGCAGCTGTGATGGATGTAGCACATGTGATCTTGTTCTGTTCCTCTCTTCATGTAATGTTGTTTCTTCTTGCCTCACAGCCTCCCACAATGACCTCCGGCATGTCAATGAGAAGCTTCTCTATGAGTCGCCAGCCCTCCTTTTCCAGTCGCTCCCTGATGGACACCGGCCGCTCTCGCTCCCGCGCTTCGGTGTCTTTCACTGCAAGCAGCTCTCTGAATCGTTCGGCCTCCATCAACCAGGATCTCAACGGGCCAACAAGCCTGCAAATTAATGGCCTTCACGACAACAACGTCAACGATAAGGAAGCCATGAAGAGCCTGAACAACCGTCTGGCCAGCTACCTGGACAAGGTGTGACTCGTTGAACCCGCACTGTTGCGCTGTTGGTCGGCAGCCAAATGGCTGACCGGTGTATATTGGTTTGTCACCACTAGTAGACGCCTGAAACACCAAGATCATCAAAAtgtctctttgtcttcctccaggtGCATTCCCTGGAGCGCGCCAACGCAGACCTGGAGGACAAGATCAAGCTGATTATGGTCCACCGCATTCCCAAAGGTCATGACCATGATTCCATGATGGTCCAAGCTCATGCCGTTGAGGAAGAGGTAGGCATGAAAGAACGCGCAACCACAGCAGACATACATTATACTGACCAGCACTCAGACTGCCGGTCTGTACACGTTTTATCTCAATGAACAAAGCTCAAGGTTCGTGTAGATGACATTTGTTATTTTGCATAGCCAAAACACCAATGCAAATGTGGACATGCGCAGGAGCTGCATCACTTGATCCATTCGAGGCTGAACCATGACCTACGCTTGAACTTTGAGTTAACTAAGCGTgaattaattacaaaaatgttgTGCCTATTTTGACCAAACGGGAAAAAAGTTACCGTTCATGGAAAATGTAACGCGTTATCTTATTGGACAATCAATGATTCAAACCGTCATGAGTCTTTTGAAACATCGGCACCCAACTTGTACTGCCATTATACCTTTACACATGTGAGTGTGCAAGAAGCAATGAATGCACAGGACTTGTGTGTGAAGAGTGACTTTAACGATTGATGTGAAAATCTAACGTTTCTCTACTTTGATATTCGGCAGTTGAGGAACAGGACCTTGGAAAATGCTCGTCTCATGTTAGAGATCGACAACGCTAAACTGGCTGCTGATGACTTCAGAGTCAAGTGAGTGGCTAATGATTAAAGTAGGAAGGTGTCAAACTAGTTTGGGCTGTCTGTATTTGTTTGCACTGTAGTGTTTAATCCATTTATTTGATTGATGTTTGATTACGTAAAGTGTTTAATATTTGTTAGATTTACTCTAATTGTAATATTGCATcaactttataataataaagttaATGCAATATTACAATTACCATTAcagtaaattattattattaataataattggaAAAACATCCTATCATTTTAATTTAGACCGCTTTAACCATTAATGTCCTTCTCTTCCTGCTCTGAGTGCATACAGATTCTTGAGGTTTTTGTTTAGTGAAAGTTATGCAAAGAGATGCCGTGAGATGGACTGAACTAGAACCTTCTTCGATACAcatgtttgttttccttctgcaGACATATCACAGCTTTACAGGTCAGATTTAATTTGTAAAGAGAGTAAATCATTctgcctttgtctctctgtatctggACTTTAGGTGGGAGACAGAACTGGTGATGTCTCAGTCTGTGGAGCGAGACTGTCTTGCTCTGAAGAAGGCCAAGACCGACCACGAGCTGATCATAGCCTCCCTGAAAGTAGATCTGGACACCCTGACAGAAGAACTGTTCTTCCTTAAGAAAAACTACGACGAGGTGAGTCTGATGTGTAACGATGTCGTATccatcctcttttcttcttcacccACATTCTATGGCGTGCAGGTCTTTTAACACGCTGTTTATCACATTCCCGTCTCCGTTACTCGACATGGGCCTCGTCTCATTTTCATTTTGGCCCTCTCTCTTATTCTGTAACCTGCACTCACAAAATACCAGTTGTTTGATATCGAACTGGCCCAGTTTGGTGGACTCATGAGATCTTACTTAGAGGCGAAGAGGACAGATAAAAAAGTGTCTATATAAGGGGTGAGAAAGAGAGGTGGTTCTCTGGTTACTCTACACAAAAGAAGCAGCTGGGTCTGGTTTCCCAAACCTGCACTTTCAGCCAAATCAGCTACTGTCCTCTGGGGGGGTGAATGAGAAACTCCgattaattccccccccccccctctcaacaAGACAAAGATTACTAAAACACCATGTGAACAAAACGGCACCGATCCAATTCATGACCAGATGCAGAAATCGAGAATTGATTTCATAGGCTTTAGTTGATCCTGGAATACGTTATGCACATGTATCATCCATGTATGCTTATTTTACAGTTGCTTGTTTGTCTTATTTTACCACATGTGAAGGTTTTGACTCTGTCCAGTGTGAGGAAAGTGGACTACTGATGTAATTTATGTTGAAAGTATAAACTATCCCCCCACTTCCCCAGCAAGGATACAAATACTGTGcattaaagaaaatacacacGTGAACTTTACACCCCAACAGAGgctggaacatgtgtgtgtgtgtgtctgtgtctgcacGTGTGAGTGGTAAATAAATGAGAGTGAATGAAATCCACTAAATAATCATGAATagagtttagtgtgtgtgtgtgtgtgtgtgtgtgtgtgtgtgagagagagctgaAAAGCCAGAGGTAAGGTGAGCTCCGCCCCATCAACTATTGATGGAGAACACCTAAATTATGAAGATGTCTTCACATCCTCTGTGCCACCCTGCTATGAAGGATCCACTATTCCTACATCAACAGTGTATTCACTATACAACTTAAAGttgagttttttaaaataaataaaacaaacatatgACAAAAGATCATTAAGAAATGATATGTTTCCCCCTGCAGGAACTGGAGCAGATGAGGTCTCGCATTGCCAAAGATGAGGTGACTGTGGAGGTGGACTCGGCCAAAGGGCCAGAGCTGGGCACCATCCTGTCCGACCTGCGTTCCCAGTATGAGGGGATTGTCAAGCAGAACAGGGAACAAACAGAGCAGTGGTACTGCAAGAAGGTAAGATAATTCTCTTCAATCAAGTGATTCCCTATTATTGGTCTGCAACTTACAACTTATTGTcatcatttatttcattgtttACTCCATATGTACAAATTAATCCCATGTGATTTTATGTCTTCATTGAAATATTTAGTGAGTTACACCTGACTCATTCTACCGGATCAAAGTTCGTGAGAAGGCCGAGACAACACTTAAAAAATCGAAACAACCAGAGAAGGAATAGCAGACAGCATGAGAGGAAGCACACTCTTACCCTACAACAGGTGCATTTTCAGTGGAGAGTTCATTCGTGTGACGTTTTTGCATCCCGTGCAGCTGGAGACGGTGCAGACTACCGTGAAGGAGAACACCGATGCTCTGAGAAGTGTTCAGAATGAGCTGGTCGAGAGGCAGCGCTCCCTGCAGAACCTGGAAATGGAGCTGGAGGGTCTGCAGAAACAGGTGAGCTGCTCCACCCGAGGGGCGAGCGAGGGGCCAACGATCCCACGGACTCACACGAGACGGAGGAGGGTTTCGTTCTACAAGCGTGGAAAAGAGATCTTTTGGTGAATGAGGCGTCTCCACGTCGACATATAAAGAAGGTGCACACGTTTTCACACCTTTTGTCTCCATGAGAATGGATTGCTGAAGAGAATTAAAGATTGACGTTGGGAATAGGAAACTGAACAAT
The window above is part of the Pseudoliparis swirei isolate HS2019 ecotype Mariana Trench chromosome 15, NWPU_hadal_v1, whole genome shotgun sequence genome. Proteins encoded here:
- the si:ch211-243g18.2 gene encoding keratin, type I cytoskeletal 18 — encoded protein: MTSGMSMRSFSMSRQPSFSSRSLMDTGRSRSRASVSFTASSSLNRSASINQDLNGPTSLQINGLHDNNVNDKEAMKSLNNRLASYLDKVHSLERANADLEDKIKLIMVHRIPKGHDHDSMMVQAHAVEEELRNRTLENARLMLEIDNAKLAADDFRVKWETELVMSQSVERDCLALKKAKTDHELIIASLKVDLDTLTEELFFLKKNYDEELEQMRSRIAKDEVTVEVDSAKGPELGTILSDLRSQYEGIVKQNREQTEQWYCKKLETVQTTVKENTDALRSVQNELVERQRSLQNLEMELEGLQKQVGALDSNLTETGHKYASEMELLQLTLNQLEDDLSELRLDMQRTKNDYEQLLRIKQNLEMEIATYRSLLEGEEEVKEVPPPPKKPDIRTRKIVKVITQTVIDGKVVEESHEEEHIEEKMK